GGAATCCTGATCACGCCGCTTCCCGGCGCAACAGCACTGAAGCCCGGATCCGCAACACGTCCCTTCTTCGGCGTCCAGCCGGCAATCGTCGATGCGGAAGGACAGTTTCTGGAGGGAGCCACCGAGGGGAACCTGGTCATCACCGACAGCTGGCCCGGTCAGATGCGCTCAGTCTATGGCGATCACGAGCGGTTCGTTCAGACCTACTTCGCCACCTACAAGGGTCTCTACTTCACCGGTGACGGCTGCCGCCGCGATGAAGACGGCTATTACTGGATCACCGGCCGCGTGGATGACGTCATCAATGTCTCTGGCCACCGTATGGGCACGGCAGAGGTCGAAAGTGCACTCGTCGCCCACCAGAAGGTCTCGGAGGCCGCCGTGGTCGGCTATCCGCACGACATCAAGGGGCAGGGCATCTACGCCTATGTCACGCTGATGGAAGGCGAAGAACCGACGGATGACCTAAAAAAGGAACTGGTGAAACACGTTCGCTCTGAAATCGGACCGATCGCATCTCCGGACCTGATCCAGTTCTCGCCCGGCCTGCCGAAGACCCGTTCCGGCAAGATCATGCGCCGCATCCTGCGCAAGATCGCCGAAGACAGCTTCGACAACCTCGGTGACACCTCGACTTTGGCGGATCCTGCCGTTGTCGATGACCTGATCGATAATCGTCAGAACCGCGGCTGACGTATCGCCCTACGTAAACAACAAAAGGCGCGCCCAACGACGCGCCTTTTTTTATGACCTAAAAACCGATGGTTATTTTGCCAGGTAGATCGACTGAATTTTCTTTGCGATGTTGCCGAATGCGTTGATTAGTTCGTCTTGAGAATCGGCTGAGTAAAAATTGCTATCTTCAGAAGCACATTGCTCCATCAATTCTTCTCCATAGTCCGATCCGGTCGTTTCAAAATAGATTGTAAATACCTCAATATTATTATTCGCCATCTGTTCGCAAAATTCCAGACCACGAACCGCAGATTCATCAGAAATATCCGCGTCATCGTCATAGTATTCAGTCCAAATATCTTCCGTTACCTCGATTTCAGAGCATATATATTTCCATTTATACCCACCATTTTTTCTTGAGACTTTAGTCCATTCACAATCACCTTCTTCAATACTTGTAGTTTCTACTTCATCGAAATAGTTATTAAAATCACCGTCCGTCATAACGATAGCAAACTTTAGGACATCATCATCGTCATACTGAGCTGGCGCACTGTCAGCTGGCCAGAGTGAACTCCAATTTGGAGAAAGTGTATACCAACCCCATGCGATACCGGTCTGACCCGCCGTACCGTTGTCCGCTTTCAGGTCAGCTATTCTCTCCAATAAATCGTCGCGATCTGAGGTCAGAGGAAGCAGTTCTTGATCCGAACAAGACTCGCCAAATGCATCATCTTTCAGCTCGCCATTCCGGTACAGCTGGTCGCCCGGACCTTTAAAAAACAAAGATTCATCATCGTCGTAGTTATAGATTGCGTCTGTAAATCGTTCCGCACCTGGGCGTTCAGTCACACAGTTTCCGGACCCTGCAATTCCGTCTGTTACATCATCGGCGTAGGATCCCAAATTGACACCTTGCGAGTATGGAACAATAGAAATCCGAACCTTGCTATCAGATTCAGATGTGTCCTCCGAAATGAGCGTTTCCACCAATTCTTCCGCAGCATCACGCAAAGCTGCGATATCCGAAGAATCACGTCCCATCGACCCCGTCACATCGAGGATCAACGCAAGTTCAACATCGAATTTCGAGTAGTTCACTTCTGTCGATGACGCCACATCAATTGAGTCCGGCCCGATCCCGCCAAGCCCGACAAAATATGTCGGCACCGAGATCGTCGTGGATACAGAGACGACACCCTCGTCCGGATCAACGGTAAAATCCATATTGGCGACAGCAGCTTCACTCAGGCCCAATGAAGTCAAGTTGGCCGCAAACACCTCTTCCAGCATCTCGCCGATCTCATCATCGGTCATGATTGAGGTTGAAAGCTCAGCCGCGACGGCAAGGGCCGATGCATCCAGTGCATTGACCATAATCTCGCGATCGTTGATCGCGCGCCCATAGTCAATGCCCGCTCCTGCAATCACGACGACCACAAGGCTCATTACGGCAAAGATTGGCAGGATTGCACCGCGGGTATCATCGGCAAGTTTTTGAGAGCTGCGGGCAATCTGTCTGGAAAAGGCCATGAACATAGTCGGGTCTCCGGGTCACTTGACGGAAGATCCTTAAGTCATTGGGCTTTCATTTTAGTAAAATTGACCAGAGAGATATCGTTAACATCTTGCGGAAAAGCCAGAGAAATCCTCATCCTGGCACAAATAGGTAAAGTCTCGCGGAAGTGTGATCTCAGCCCGAAGCCTAAGGCTCGAGCTCTGTGTCCCAATACAGGAAGTCGAGCCAGCTCTCATGCAGGTAATTTGGCGGGAAACCCCGACCGTTGTTGTGCAGATCCTGGATGGTTGGCTGAAAAGGCATGTGCATCGGCCACATGTTCAGCTGTTCACAGGACTTGTTGGCCTTCTTCAGATTACACGGCGAACAAGCGGTAATCACATTCTCCCAGGTGGTCAAACCGCCTTTGGAGCGGGGGATCAGGTGATCGAAGGTAAGCTCATCCTTCGTACCGCAATATTGGCACTGAAATCTGTCGCGGAGAAATACGTTGAAGCGGGTAAAGGCGGGGTATCTGCTGGGTTTGACAAATGTCTTGAGGGAAACGACGCTCGGAAGTCGAAATTCGAAGCTCGGACTTCGAACCGCGGTTTCATATTCCGAAACGATGTTCACCCGGTCCAGAAAGACAGCCTTTACGGTGTCCTGCCAGGACCAGAGGGACAAGGGATAATAACTCAAGGGCCGGTAATCGGCATTCAGTACCAATGCCGGATGGGCACCCGACGTAACCGCAATCGTCACCTTCCGCTCCTCATGCCTGTCGAATGGCCTGCCATCCGGTCATTCAGACAACAGGATCAGTCCTCATGAGACGAGAGTATTGTAGAGCGCTGGTGACACTCTTGTGAAGCCTGCAATCAACTTGTCAGGCACTTGTTCAAAAGCAACGAAAACGGTTGATTAACGAAGGTTAACCTTTTGATTTTTTACCGTTATCGCCTGAGGCAGCGAAATTCCATCAGAGGCAACTGCGGACAAATAAAAACGGGCGCCTCATGGGCGCCCGTGAATTTTTCAAATTTCCGGTCGAATCACGACGTCGGCCAATCGCGAATGTCGACGAAATGACCCTGAATCGCAGCCGCAGCCGCCATGGCAGGCGACACGAGATGTGTCCGGCCCTTAAAGCCCTGACGGCCTTCGAAGTTGCGGTTCGACGTTGAGGCACAACGTTCACCCGGCTTCAGCTTGTCCGCATTCATCGCAAGGCACATGGAGCAACCTGGCTCACGCCACTCAAAACCGGCATCCTTGAAGATCTTGTCCAGGCCTTCGGCTTCGGCTTGTTCCTTAACGAGACCAGAGCCTGGAACGACCATCGCATTTACATGATCACTTACCTTGCGATCACCGACCATCGCAGCAGCAGCGCGCAGATCCTCGATCCGTCCATTGGTGCAAGAGCCGATGAACACACGGTCGACCGGAATGTCAGTGATCTTGGTTCCCGGCTCCAGTCCCATGTATTCCAAGGCACGCCACTTCGACTTGCGGGTGTTTTCGTCTTCAATCTCATCCGGATCAGGCACAACGCTCGTGACCGAAGTTACATCCTCAGGCGAAGATCCCCAGGTAACAATCGGCGGTAAATTGGCGGCATCCAGCGTCACGACCTTGTCGAAATGGGCACCTTCGTCCGAGCGGAGGCTCTTCCAGTATTCAACGGCCATATCCCAGGCTTCGCCCGTTGGCGCCTTCGGACGTCCCTTGATGTATTCGAAAGTCGTCTCGTCAGGGGCAATCAGACCAGCGCGTGCACCACCCTCGATCGACATGTTGCAGATGGTCATCCGACCTTCCATTGACAGCGACTGAATCGCTTCGCCCGCATATTCCATCACGTAACCGGTGCCACCCGCAGTCCCGATCTCGCCAATAATCGCAAGGATGATATCCTTGGCAGTCACGCCTTCGGGAAGCTTGCCATCCACCTGGATCAGCATGTTCTTGGCTTTTTTCTGGATCAGCGTCTGCGTTGCGAGGACGTGCTCGACTTCAGACGTACCGATGCCGTGTGCCAGTGCACCAAATGCACCATGGGTCGACGTATGGCTGTCACCACAGACAATCGTCATGCCCGGCAGGGTGAAGCCCTGTTCCGGCCCAACAATATGCACGACGCCTTGGCGCTTGTCGTAGGCGTCGTAATACTCGATGCCAAACTCGCGGGTGTTATCCGCAAGAGCCGCAATCTGGGTCACGCTCTCAGGGTCCGGATTGGGCAGGCTGCGATCCGTTGTCGGCACATTGTGATCAACGACTGCCAGCGTCTTCTGCGGCTGACGCACCTTGCGGCCAGTCATTCGCAGGCCCTCGAAGGCCTGTGGGCTGGTCACTTCGTGAACGAGATGGCGGTCAATATAGAGCAGGCCCGTTCCGTCGTCCTGCATGTCGACCAGATGGTCGTCCCAGATCTTGTCGTAAAGCGTCCTGGCTTTAGTCATTGGTTCTCTCCTGAAACCTGGGCGGCCCTTGTTCTTTATCGTCGCGAAGCAGCACTAAACCGCTGGCGTTTGGACCGTCCCTGAAAGATGCGGCGTCAAATGCATCTCCCCATTCTCCCGCAATTCAATGACTCATAGGGGGCCGTGAGGTCAAGCGGATTGACTTGAGCTTTTGTCAAGTGAGCTTGAAACCGCCGCAAATGGGGCGCGTGGACCGGTTCCAGCAAAAAAGGCGGCCCCGAAGGACCGCCTTTTCAAATTCCGCAAAAGAGCGCCGTTCTTATTCGGCTGCTGCTTCTGCCGAATCTTTCTCAGCCTGCTTCTCAGCAGCCTTGACGGCCTTAGCGGCAGCTGCGTCAGCACGAGTTGCTTCGTTCAGGCGCTTCGCGCGAGCGTTGGTTGCTTCAACGATACGGGCAGATTTACCGCGACGGTCGCGCAGGTAGTAGAGCTTCGCACGACGAACCTTACCGCGGCGAACCACTTCGACGCCTTCAAGCATCGGGGAATAGATTGGGAACACACGTTCCACACCTTCGCCGTAAGAGATTTTGCGAACCGTGAAGCTCTCGTTGATGCCGCCACCCGAACGGGAGATGCAAACACCTTCGTAAGCCTGCGTACGGGTACGTGTACCTTCCGTAACGCGAACGTTGACCTTGATCGTGTCGCCAGGAGAAAATTCCGGCAGTTTGCGCTTCTCTTCGATCTTCGCCATTTCTTCGGCGTTGAGCTGTTCAATAATGTTCATGGCATATTTCCCTTTTGATTTAGCAAAGCGGTCAGAGCGTCCAACTTGAAAAGCGGGACGGATTCACCGTCTTCGGGCCATGTGACAATGCTCCAGGATCAATGTTGGCCGTAGCCACGAAAACGTCCACGCGAAAACACACGGAAATCCCCATCGGATCCATTCGCCGCGCGTGATACATCAAGATCGCGCGCTTGTCATGTGAATTCTGACGCCAATCAAGCTCTCGGCTGGAAAAAGCAGCCACAGCGAAGATTAGTCGTTTGAATCCTTCGAGATATAGCGCTGCCACAAGTCCGGACGGCGTTCCCGGGTCAGATCTTTGGCCTGCCCATGTTGCCATTCTGCAATCTTCTTGTGGTTACCCGAGGTCAGAACGTCCGGAATGCGATGGCCTTCGAAGTCTGCCGGCCTTGTATATTGCGGATGCTCTAGTAGGCCAGTTTCAAAGCTCTCCGTCGCCGCACTTTCCATGTTGCCCATGACGCCCGGTATCAAGCGGACGACGGCATCCAACATGGTGATGGCGCCGATTTCACCGCCCGAAAGAATGTAGTCACCGATCGAAATTTCCTCGAGATCTCGCGCATCAATTACGCGCTGGTCGACCCCCTCAAATCGCCCGCATACGATAATCGCACCAGGCCCTTCAGCCAGTTCGTGAGCCCGCTGCTGGGTAAGAGGCCGGCCGCGCGGACTCATGAGGATCCTTGGACGCGGATCATCCGCTGGCGCTGCAGTATCGATCGCCTTCGCCAGAATATCCGCACGCAGAACCATTCCGGCGCCACCGCCCGAAGGTGTGTCATCCACGGATCTGTGCTTGTCGGTCGCAACATCGCGTATTTGCCGGGCTTCCAGCTCCCAGAGCCCATTTTCCAACGCCCGTCCTGACAGGCTGTGTCCCAAAGGACCAGGAAACATTTCAGGATAAAGCGTCAGGATACTTGCCTTGAATGTCATGGTGTCTCTTCCGCTACGCTAAGGTAAGGTGTTGTTAACCTTAAATTTTATTTTTCTGCAATACCTACAGAGTGCCCCGCCCAGGTAGCATTGGATTAATCTTCAACGCCGAAGCTAACTCCAAAGTTCCTGGAGTCTACGGCTGTGCCCATCCTGCGTTTCAAATTGCCCGGTTTCATTCAGAACCGCGTCGACCAACACTATCTCGACGTCTCTCTGAGCCGCCTGCTTCCGCTCGCCTCGTTGATTGTATTTGGCGTTCTGGTGGGACTGGTTTTCAACACTGGCGTAGGACACCCCTACGATAAGGTCATACACGTTGGATTTTATGCGCTTTTGACCCTGTCCATCCACACCCTGTTTTGTTGCAGGTTGCGGATTTCTGCTGTGGTTGCCTTTGTCATGGGGCTTGTTGGGGAAGGCGTACAGGCCTTCGTCCCCCATCACCAGGCATCTTTGTCAGATGCTGTCGCCAATGGAATTGGCGTTGCAATGGTCGTCGCCGCAATTGCGCTCATCCGTTCCGAGGAAAAACAGGTCATTCGCAGCCAGCCTGTCGAACTTGACCTCGAAGGCATGGGGCTTGAGCCCTTTCAATCAGACTCTTCTTCCGGACGCTCATCCGAGAAGTAATCTGCAGGCAAATCCACCGAGATCTCTCCAGCCTCAAGATCGATGCCCGGAACAAATGCCTTGGTAAAGGGCACGTAAAAGGTCTTCCCGCGTGCAGGCCGAATTTCCAGCAGATCTCCTGCGCCGAAATCCTGAACAGCCACGAGCTTGCCGAGCATCTCTCCATTCGCCTCGAGAACGGAAAGACCGGTGAGGTCCGAATAGTAGAATTCGTCTTCTTCCGGGTCCGGCAGCTGGTCCCTGGAGATATAGAGCTCCAGACCATTCAGCTCTTCGGCCTGGTTCCGGTCCTTGATCCCCCCGAACTGGGTCACAACGACTGTTTTCTGCACCCGCGCCCGCAAGACTTCGAAAGTCCGCTTGCCATCCTTCGTGACCAATGGTCCGTAGTCGGTGAAGGAAAGCGGGTCATCGCCAAAGGCTTTGACCCGCACTTCCCCGCGAATGCCATGGGCCGCGCCGATGCGGGCCATGAGGACCATGTCCTTGTCGACATCACCCATGTTGTGGTGCCATCCTCACAGCCATCCGGTGCAGACCAGACTGCATCTCATTCAGCAGCAGCTTCTTCACCACCTTCAGGGGCGGCCGCAGCTTCTGCAGCAGCAGCGGCTGCGTCTTCTTCAGCCTGCTTCTTGGCATCAAGGCGTTCCTGTGCCTTCTGACCAAGCTGTGCCTTCTTCGGGTTATTGCGCGCTTCACGCTTCAAAAGACCAGCAGCATCGAGGAAACGGTGAACGCGATCGGTCGGCTGTGCGCCAGCAGCAATCCAGTGCTGGAGGCGCTCGACATTCAGCTGAACGCGATCTTCGGAATCCTT
This sequence is a window from Labrenzia sp. CE80. Protein-coding genes within it:
- the rplS gene encoding 50S ribosomal protein L19, with the protein product MNIIEQLNAEEMAKIEEKRKLPEFSPGDTIKVNVRVTEGTRTRTQAYEGVCISRSGGGINESFTVRKISYGEGVERVFPIYSPMLEGVEVVRRGKVRRAKLYYLRDRRGKSARIVEATNARAKRLNEATRADAAAAKAVKAAEKQAEKDSAEAAAE
- the trmD gene encoding tRNA (guanosine(37)-N1)-methyltransferase TrmD; this encodes MTFKASILTLYPEMFPGPLGHSLSGRALENGLWELEARQIRDVATDKHRSVDDTPSGGGAGMVLRADILAKAIDTAAPADDPRPRILMSPRGRPLTQQRAHELAEGPGAIIVCGRFEGVDQRVIDARDLEEISIGDYILSGGEIGAITMLDAVVRLIPGVMGNMESAATESFETGLLEHPQYTRPADFEGHRIPDVLTSGNHKKIAEWQHGQAKDLTRERRPDLWQRYISKDSND
- a CDS encoding antibiotic resistance protein VanZ; the protein is MPILRFKLPGFIQNRVDQHYLDVSLSRLLPLASLIVFGVLVGLVFNTGVGHPYDKVIHVGFYALLTLSIHTLFCCRLRISAVVAFVMGLVGEGVQAFVPHHQASLSDAVANGIGVAMVVAAIALIRSEEKQVIRSQPVELDLEGMGLEPFQSDSSSGRSSEK
- the leuC gene encoding 3-isopropylmalate dehydratase large subunit, with amino-acid sequence MTKARTLYDKIWDDHLVDMQDDGTGLLYIDRHLVHEVTSPQAFEGLRMTGRKVRQPQKTLAVVDHNVPTTDRSLPNPDPESVTQIAALADNTREFGIEYYDAYDKRQGVVHIVGPEQGFTLPGMTIVCGDSHTSTHGAFGALAHGIGTSEVEHVLATQTLIQKKAKNMLIQVDGKLPEGVTAKDIILAIIGEIGTAGGTGYVMEYAGEAIQSLSMEGRMTICNMSIEGGARAGLIAPDETTFEYIKGRPKAPTGEAWDMAVEYWKSLRSDEGAHFDKVVTLDAANLPPIVTWGSSPEDVTSVTSVVPDPDEIEDENTRKSKWRALEYMGLEPGTKITDIPVDRVFIGSCTNGRIEDLRAAAAMVGDRKVSDHVNAMVVPGSGLVKEQAEAEGLDKIFKDAGFEWREPGCSMCLAMNADKLKPGERCASTSNRNFEGRQGFKGRTHLVSPAMAAAAAIQGHFVDIRDWPTS
- a CDS encoding HNH endonuclease yields the protein MTIAVTSGAHPALVLNADYRPLSYYPLSLWSWQDTVKAVFLDRVNIVSEYETAVRSPSFEFRLPSVVSLKTFVKPSRYPAFTRFNVFLRDRFQCQYCGTKDELTFDHLIPRSKGGLTTWENVITACSPCNLKKANKSCEQLNMWPMHMPFQPTIQDLHNNGRGFPPNYLHESWLDFLYWDTELEP
- the rpsP gene encoding 30S ribosomal protein S16, with translation MATKIRLARGGSKKRPYYRIVIADVRAPRDGRFIEKVGSYNPMLPKDSEDRVQLNVERLQHWIAAGAQPTDRVHRFLDAAGLLKREARNNPKKAQLGQKAQERLDAKKQAEEDAAAAAAEAAAAPEGGEEAAAE
- a CDS encoding pilus assembly protein, which gives rise to MFMAFSRQIARSSQKLADDTRGAILPIFAVMSLVVVVIAGAGIDYGRAINDREIMVNALDASALAVAAELSTSIMTDDEIGEMLEEVFAANLTSLGLSEAAVANMDFTVDPDEGVVSVSTTISVPTYFVGLGGIGPDSIDVASSTEVNYSKFDVELALILDVTGSMGRDSSDIAALRDAAEELVETLISEDTSESDSKVRISIVPYSQGVNLGSYADDVTDGIAGSGNCVTERPGAERFTDAIYNYDDDESLFFKGPGDQLYRNGELKDDAFGESCSDQELLPLTSDRDDLLERIADLKADNGTAGQTGIAWGWYTLSPNWSSLWPADSAPAQYDDDDVLKFAIVMTDGDFNNYFDEVETTSIEEGDCEWTKVSRKNGGYKWKYICSEIEVTEDIWTEYYDDDADISDESAVRGLEFCEQMANNNIEVFTIYFETTGSDYGEELMEQCASEDSNFYSADSQDELINAFGNIAKKIQSIYLAK
- the rimM gene encoding ribosome maturation factor RimM (Essential for efficient processing of 16S rRNA), with amino-acid sequence MGDVDKDMVLMARIGAAHGIRGEVRVKAFGDDPLSFTDYGPLVTKDGKRTFEVLRARVQKTVVVTQFGGIKDRNQAEELNGLELYISRDQLPDPEEDEFYYSDLTGLSVLEANGEMLGKLVAVQDFGAGDLLEIRPARGKTFYVPFTKAFVPGIDLEAGEISVDLPADYFSDERPEEESD